One Campylobacter sp. MIT 99-7217 genomic window, GCATGGTAAAAACTCCAACTTTAAGAAATGTTGCAGAAACTGCTCCATATTTTCATAATGGTGCGATTTGGAGTTTAAAAGATGCGATCAAAGAAATGGGTAGCGTTCAGCTTGGTATCAGCATTAGCGAAAAAGAGGCAAAAAGTATAGAAAAATTCCTCCTTTCATTAACCGGGGAAAAACCAGCGATCACTTATCCACAACTGCCGATTTCAACCGAAAAAACTCCAAAACCTGAGCTTTAAAAGCTTCTTAAGCCCCAAAGGGCTTAAGTTTTATTTAACAAAAATAACAATACAATGCGAGCTTTTAAATTTATGATTTTACTAGGATTATTTTTATCTGTCTCTTAAGGATAAAATGTGAAAAAATGTCTTTTCATAGTAAGTTTAAGCTTGTGTATTTTAAATGCTAAGGATTTGCAAGAAGGCTTTGGTGGTAAGGTCTTTGTGGGTGGAGGTATAAGACATATCAAAAGCAATATAACTCCATTTGCTGATAATCCTTACTTAAGTAGTTATGATGATAAACACTCCAAAATAGCTGCTGTGCCTATAGCTGGGCTTGAGCTTTTTTATAAAGAGCTTTTGGGTCATGATCAAATCTTTTTAAAAAATTTTAATGGCAGGGATCTAAGTGGCTTAGCTGTAGGTTATGAAAAAAGATATATAGACTACAAAACAAGCATTGAATTAGTGAGTTCTTTAAGAGAAAAAGCCTATGCTAATCCCTATGATACAAGTATAAAACGCGAAGAAACTACGGCAAATAAATTTGGTTTCAAACTTTCTCAAGCTTATCATTTTAACGAGGCTTCTAATCTCTATATAAGCTATCTTTTTGCCAAAAATCATATAGAAAAAGAATCTGTTTCTTATAGAAATTTAAGGCGTAAGGGCTTATTTCATCAATTTGAATTTGGCTATAAGCATTCTTTTATCAATGCAAATATAAATTATGATTTTAATGATGCTAAGGGAAAAGCTGAAAGTTTTACAAGATATGGCTTAAGTCTTGGTATACACATCATGCCCATTCAAAACTATATTTTAAGTCCAAATTTTAGCTTCAATAAATATAACAACAAAGGAACAAATTTTATCTTCAATCAAAAACAAGACGGAGATATCTTAAAATTTGGGCTTAGCTTAAGTAAGCTGAAATTTTTAGATCATGAAAAACTCTATGCTTTTGCAAGTTATAATATCCATAAAAAAGACAGCAATATAAACTTCTATGATGAGACTTTTCAGGTATTTTTACTTGGTTTAGGCTATGGTTTTTAACATGCCCTCACAAGCAAAGATAAAGGCTTTTAAACTATAATTGTAAATTTCACAGCTCAAACACAAGCCTTTTTGCCATACAAAGCTAGCTTTTAAGCCTCACCTCGTCCTCAACCTCAAGCAAAAAACGCTCCACAAGCTCATCTTCTTTAAGCTTAGCCACAACCTCGCCATGCCTTATAACAAGACCTTGATTTTTACCAAAGGCTATGGCCACATCAGCTCCTTTTGCCTCGCCCAAGGCATTTACCACACAACCCATAACGCTGATATTTAAGGGTGCTTTTATATGCTTTGTCTTTTCCTCAACTATCTTTATAGCCTTTACAAGATCACTTTGTATCCGGCCACAAGTTGGGCATGATATTATGTTAATGCCGCTTTTTTGTACCCCGCTATCTTGCAAAATAGCCTTTGCGACGCGAATTTCTTCTTCAAGCTCTCCTGTCATAGATACTCTCATCGTATCACCTATGCCCTTTAAAAGCAGATTTCCAAGGGCTATCGAGCTTTTTACTGTGCTGTGAAATTTAGTCCCAGCTTCTGTAACTCCTAAATGAAAGGGATAATCACAAAGAGGACGCAGCCTCTCATAAGCTTCGATAGTTTTTTGTGCATCAGAAGTTTTCATCGAAATTTTAATATCAAAAAAATCATTATCCTCTAAAAGCTTGATATTATACATAGCACTTTCAAGCATGGCATCAATGCCATATCCGTATTTGTCCGCAAACTCCTTTTCAATAGAGCCATGATTTACCCCTATTCTTATAGGAATGCCTCTTTGTTTGCAAGCCTTTACTACCTCTTTAACATTTTCTTTTCCGCCTATGTTTCCGGGATTTATTCTGACTCCATCTATAAATTCAGCACAAAAAAGAGCTAGCTTGTGATTAAAATGAATATCGACTATCAAAGGCAGGGGGCTTTTTGCCTTTATCTCTTTTAAAGCCCTTGCATCAGCCATATCTAAGCATGCCAAACGCACTATATCAGCTCCTGCAAAATAAAGGCGGTTGATCTGCTCTAAA contains:
- a CDS encoding DUF2860 family protein, with the translated sequence MKKCLFIVSLSLCILNAKDLQEGFGGKVFVGGGIRHIKSNITPFADNPYLSSYDDKHSKIAAVPIAGLELFYKELLGHDQIFLKNFNGRDLSGLAVGYEKRYIDYKTSIELVSSLREKAYANPYDTSIKREETTANKFGFKLSQAYHFNEASNLYISYLFAKNHIEKESVSYRNLRRKGLFHQFEFGYKHSFINANINYDFNDAKGKAESFTRYGLSLGIHIMPIQNYILSPNFSFNKYNNKGTNFIFNQKQDGDILKFGLSLSKLKFLDHEKLYAFASYNIHKKDSNINFYDETFQVFLLGLGYGF
- the ispG gene encoding flavodoxin-dependent (E)-4-hydroxy-3-methylbut-2-enyl-diphosphate synthase, whose product is MEYKRYKTRQIKVGSVLIGGDAPISVQSMLFTKTRDIEGCLEQINRLYFAGADIVRLACLDMADARALKEIKAKSPLPLIVDIHFNHKLALFCAEFIDGVRINPGNIGGKENVKEVVKACKQRGIPIRIGVNHGSIEKEFADKYGYGIDAMLESAMYNIKLLEDNDFFDIKISMKTSDAQKTIEAYERLRPLCDYPFHLGVTEAGTKFHSTVKSSIALGNLLLKGIGDTMRVSMTGELEEEIRVAKAILQDSGVQKSGINIISCPTCGRIQSDLVKAIKIVEEKTKHIKAPLNISVMGCVVNALGEAKGADVAIAFGKNQGLVIRHGEVVAKLKEDELVERFLLEVEDEVRLKS